In Vitis vinifera cultivar Pinot Noir 40024 chromosome 11, ASM3070453v1, a genomic segment contains:
- the LOC100246599 gene encoding transmembrane 9 superfamily member 11, with protein sequence MDLFRQFKIWVLFTCLVFQCGCGFYLPGSYPHKYDIGNTLSVKVNSLTSIDTEMPFSYYSLPFCKPPEGVKDSAENLGELLMGDRIENSPYRFKMYTNETQIFLCKSDPLSADDFKILKKRIDEMYQVNLILDNLPAIRYTKKEGFFLRWTGYPVGIKVQDMYYVFNHLKFTVLVHKYEETNMARVMGTGDAAEGIPTVDRTSNVPGYMVVGFEVVPCSVSHNFDSVKNLKIYDKYPSAINCDPTTVEMAVKEGQPMVFTYDVSFVESDIKWPSRWDAYLKMEGAKVHWFSILNSLMVITFLAGIVLVIFLRTVRRDLTRYEEIDKEAQAQMNEELSGWKLVVADVFRAPDNPALLCIMVGDGVQILGMAVVTILFAALGFMSPASRGTLITGMLFFYMVLGIAAGYVAVRLWRTIGCGDSKGWVSVSWRVACFFPGIAFLILTTLNFLLWGSHSTGAIPFSLFVILLLLWFCISVPLTLVGGYLGAKAPHIEYPVRTNQIPREIPAQKYPSWLLVLGAGTLPFGTLFIELFFIMSSIWMGRVYYVFGFLFIVLILLVVVCAEVSLVLTYMHLCVEDWKWWWKSFFASGSVAIYIFLYSINYLVFDLKSLSGPVSATLYIGYSLFMVFAIMLATGTVGFLSSFWFVHYLFSSVKLD encoded by the coding sequence ATGGACTTATTTCGTCAATTCAAGATCTGGGTCTTGTTTACATGCTTGGTGTTTCAATGTGGATGTGGGTTTTATCTTCCGGGTAGTTATCCCCATAAATACGATATTGGTAATACCTTGTCCGTGAAAGTGAATTCTCTGACTTCGATCGATACTGAAATGCCCTTTAGCTACTATAGTTTGCCCTTCTGTAAGCCTCCAGAGGGTGTCAAGGACAGCGCTGAGAATCTCGGCGAGCTCCTAATGGGGGATCGGATTGAGAATTCACCATATCGGTTTAAGATGTACACGAATGAGACTCAGATCTTTTTGTGTAAGTCTGATCCGTTGTCAGCTGATGATTTTAAGATCTTGAAGAAGAGGATTGATGAGATGTATCAGGTCAATTTGATTCTTGACAATTTACCCGCAATTCGGTACACGAAAAAGGAGGGTTTTTTCTTGAGGTGGACGGGGTACCCTGTTGGAATTAAGGTTCAGGATATGTATTATGTGTTTAATCATTTGAAGTTCACGGTTCTCGTTCATAAGTATGAAGAGACCAATATGGCCAGAGTTATGGGAACTGGGGATGCTGCAGAGGGGATCCCAACAGTTGACAGGACATCTAATGTGCCTGGGTATATGGTGGTTGGATTTGAGGTAGTCCCTTGTAGTGTCTCACACAACTTTGATTCagtaaagaatttgaaaatttatgataaatacCCATCTGCAATTAATTGTGATCCAACTACTGTGGAGATGGCTGTTAAGGAAGGCCAGCCAATGGTTTTTACTTATGATGTTTCATTTGTGGAGAGTGACATTAAGTGGCCGTCAAGGTGGGATGCTTATTTGAAGATGGAAGGGGCTAAGGTTCACTGGTTTTCAATTCTTAATTCCCTAATGGTGATCACTTTTCTAGCTGGCATTGTCCTTGTGATCTTTTTGAGGACAGTTCGCAGGGATCTGACCCGATATGAGGAGATTGACAAGGAGGCTCAAGCACAAATGAATGAGGAGTTATCAGGGTGGAAGCTTGTTGTGGCTGATGTTTTTCGTGCTCCAGACAATCCTGCACTATTGTGCATAATGGTTGGAGATGGGGTTCAGATTCTTGGAATGGCAGTTGTGACAATATTGTTTGCAGCTCTTGGGTTCATGTCACCAGCTTCTCGTGGTACACTTATCACAGGTATGCTATTTTTCTACATGGTTCTTGGCATTGCAGCTGGTTATGTTGCTGTTCGTCTTTGGAGGACAATTGGATGCGGCGATTCCAAGGGATGGGTCTCAGTCTCATGGCGGGTTGCTTGTTTCTTCCCTGGTATTGCCTTTTTGATCCTAACCACCTTGAATTTCCTATTGTGGGGAAGTCACAGCACAGGAGCcattcccttttctctttttgtcaTTTTGCTCTTGCTTTGGTTCTGCATCTCGGTTCCCCTTACACTTGTTGGTGGGTACCTTGGGGCAAAAGCCCCCCACATTGAATACCCAGTCCGAACCAATCAAATTCCTCGGGAAATCCCAGCCCAGAAGTACCCATCTTGGTTGTTAGTTCTTGGTGCTGGCACTCTTCCTTTTGGTACTCTGTTCATTGAGCTCTTCTTTATCATGTCTAGTATTTGGATGGGCCGTGTTTACTACGTGTTTGGGTTCCTCTTCATTGTTTTGATCCTTCTTGTGGTGGTCTGTGCTGAAGTGTCTCTTGTTCTAACGTACATGCATCTCTGTGTGGAGGACTGGAAATGGTGGTGGAAATCCTTCTTTGCCTCAGGCTCTGTTGCGATTTACATCTTCTTGTACTCAATCAACTATCTTGTATTTGATCTCAAGAGTTTGAGTGGACCTGTCTCTGCTACTCTTTACATTGGGTATTCCCTCTTCATGGTCTTTGCAATTATGCTGGCTACAGGCACTGTTGGGTTCCTTTCGTCTTTCTGGTTCGTGCATTACCTATTCTCTTCAGTGAAGCTGGATTGA
- the LOC100256872 gene encoding adenylate kinase 5, chloroplastic, producing the protein MLQSSLAPPSHLHCTNLYSVPSLPPLCSLPLSFSSSSLSFGRRRCRRLSFGVHVDTHFSINPEPKGLRVSCAISEPLKVMISGAPASGKGTQCEMIVQKFGLVHISTGDLLRSEVSSGSEIGNKAKEYMDTGRLVPDEVVIMMVTARISQEDAKEKGWLLDGFPRTFAQAQSLEKLKIRPDVYIVLDVPDQILIDRCVGRRVDPVTGKIYHLKFFPSENEEIKARLVTRSDDTEEKVKSRLEIYKKNAEAILSTYSTIMNKVDGNHSKDEVFKPIDSLLSKMQQDKENMMKLEKSIRASERLSNLASSSQENWRGIPTRLNNIPHSREIRTYFYDDVLQATQRAVNDGRTRLKVEINIPELNPEMDVYRIGTLMELVRVLALSFADDGKHVKVCVQGSMGEGALAGMPLQLAGTRKILEFMDWGDYGAKGTFINIGSIGSKEVEEQDDLFILVAPQNAVGNCIIDDLKAMTDAAGNRPVILVNPRLKDLPGSSGIMQTMGRDKRLEYAASFENCYFFRLLYYAGTQYPIMGAIRMSYPYRYELYKRVDESFGKEKYIILSTSSARPNIDEINDAFLGKPRSEAKKATGFWGFLSGIL; encoded by the exons ATGCTCCAAAGCTCTCTCGCTCCTCCTTCTCATCTTCACTGCACCAATCTCTATTCCGTTCCTTCCCTCCCTCCTCTCTGCTCCCTCCctctctccttttcttcttcctctctctctttcgGTCGTCGACGTTGCCGCCGCTTGTCATTCGGAGTTCATGTAGACACCCATTTCAGCATCAACCCCGAGCCcaag gGATTGAGAGTGAGCTGTGCGATAAGCGAGCCCTTGAAGGTAATGATATCGGGGGCACCGGCTTCAGGTAAAGGGACGCAGTGTGAGATGATTGTTCAGAAG TTTGGGTTGGTGCACATATCCACTGGTGATCTCCTAAGATCAGAGGTCTCATCTGGGTCAGAAATTGGAAACAAAGCAAAAGAGTACATGGATACAGGTCGTCTGGTTCCAGATGAAGTTGTGATAATG ATGGTGACAGCACGAATATCACAAGAAGATGCAAAAGAGAAAGGGTGGCTTTTGGATGGGTTTCCACGAACTTTTGCTCAGGCACAAAGCCTTGAGAAGTTGAAGATTAGACCGGATGTCTATATAGTACTAGAT GTTCCTGATCAAATTCTAATCGACAGATGTGTTGGTAGACGGGTGGACCCAGTAACAGGGAagatttatcatttaaaatttttccctTCAGAGAATGAGGAAATTAAAGCAAGACTTGTAACTCGTTCTGATGATACTGAGGAAAAA GTGAAATCGCGTCTagaaatatataagaaaaatgcaGAAGCAATCTTGTCAACATACTCCACCATAATGAATAAG GTGGATGGAAACCATTCAAAAGATGAGGTTTTCAAACCTATAGACTCTTTGTTGTCCAAAATGCAGCAAGACAAAGAAAACATGATGAAACTAG AAAAATCAATTCGTGCAAGTGAACGTCTTTCAAATCTGGCCTCTTCAAGCCAG GAAAACTGGAGGGGAATTCCTACAAGATTGAATAACATTCCTCATTCTAGGGAAATCAGGACATATTTCTATGATGATGTTCTGCAGGCCACACAAAGAGCTGTAAATGATGGGAGAACTCGATTAAAG GTGGAGATCAATATTCCAGAACTGAACCCAGAAATG GATGTTTATCGAATAGGTACACTGATGGAACTTGTTCGAGTCCTTGCTCTATCATTCGCTGATGATGGAAAACATGTTAAG GTTTGTGTTCAAGGTTCAATGGGAGAAGGTGCACTTGCTGGAATGCCATTGCAGCTGGCTGGAACTCGGAAGATCTTGGAGTTCATGGACTGGGGTGACTATGGTGCTAAGGGAACCTTTATCAACATTGGTTCTATAG GTTCTAAAGAGGTTGAAGAGCAAGATGACTTGTTTATTCTAGTGGCTCCTCAAAATGCTGTTGGGAATTGTATTATTGAT GATCTAAAAGCTATGACCGATGCTGCTGGTAACCGTCCAGTCATTCTTGTCAATCCTAGGCTCAAG GATTTACCCGGTTCCAGTGGTATTATGCAA ACAATGGGCCGGGACAAGAGATTGGAATATGCTGCGTCATTTGAAAATTGCTATTTCTTTCGGCTTCTATATTACGCAGGAACTCAATACCCAATTATGGGTGCTATCAG GATGTCTTATCCATACCGTTATGAATTATACAAGAGGGTGGATGAATCATTTGGAAAGGAGAAGTATATCATCCTCTCAACGTCTAGTGCACGGCCAAACATCGATGAAATCAATGACGCATTCCTAGGAAAACCAAG GTCTGAAGCCAAGAAGGCCACAGGATTCTG GGGCTTCTTGAGTGGTATACTTTGA